A DNA window from Oscillatoria sp. FACHB-1406 contains the following coding sequences:
- a CDS encoding HAD family hydrolase, with amino-acid sequence MEQLQALIFDVDGTLADTERDGHRLAFNRAFREADLDWDWPISLYGELLEVAGGKERIRAYLKQYRPDFQIGENLDDFIAKLHARKTKFYQELLAAGEIPLRPGVKRLILEAKSQGVRLAIATTSAYPNAVGLLEKHLDPNWFEVIAAGDIVASKKPAPDIYYYVLEKMGLDAKDCLVFEDSYQGFAAAKTAGLKSIVTVNHYTQHQEFAEALLVVDNLGEPDRPCTAIAGVLETFDKSYLDWQSLVHLHQHGV; translated from the coding sequence ATGGAGCAACTACAAGCGCTAATTTTTGATGTGGATGGTACGCTGGCGGATACGGAACGAGACGGACACCGCCTAGCCTTTAATCGTGCTTTTAGGGAAGCAGACTTGGATTGGGATTGGCCGATTTCATTATACGGGGAGTTGTTAGAGGTTGCGGGAGGAAAAGAACGGATTCGCGCCTATTTGAAGCAATACCGCCCCGATTTTCAGATTGGGGAAAATCTCGATGATTTTATCGCTAAATTGCACGCGCGGAAAACGAAATTTTATCAAGAATTGTTGGCCGCCGGGGAAATTCCATTGCGTCCGGGGGTGAAGCGGTTAATCTTAGAGGCAAAGTCGCAAGGGGTGCGTTTAGCGATCGCGACAACCAGTGCTTACCCCAATGCAGTAGGATTGTTAGAAAAACACCTCGATCCTAACTGGTTTGAAGTTATTGCAGCGGGCGATATCGTCGCCTCGAAAAAACCCGCTCCTGATATTTATTACTACGTCCTCGAAAAGATGGGATTAGACGCGAAAGATTGCTTGGTTTTTGAAGATTCCTACCAAGGATTTGCGGCAGCAAAAACAGCGGGTTTAAAGTCGATTGTTACCGTCAATCATTACACGCAACACCAAGAGTTTGCAGAAGCGTTATTAGTGGTGGATAATTTAGGAGAACCCGATCGGCCCTGTACTGCGATCGCGGGGGTGCTTGAAACGTTCGATAAAAGCTATCTAGACTGGCAATCTCTCGTGCATTTGCATCAGCACGGCGTTTGA